In Oscillatoria acuminata PCC 6304, a single window of DNA contains:
- a CDS encoding DUF11 domain-containing protein, which produces MKHQNSPSGNSQSKFRTRSLGWAVTATLLAGTLGTLFIKTSNFSQASAQDNPQCVIPGYLLQNEAGYSYSSDGTNQIDGVSNQITDAVVGGGPVTINPGGIRDGANNRVSGAFAGVLADELIKLGFTQAEATRAVIAVTVTLAQLPVESSFREVAIATRTAVFQAVPGKASAIAQLQRPQAQETAIALTAELSKSILISDGLTEAEAETVTQQLISTIVAAGDNAPIDDTFRAAFQAMVAAVPSRETLLRDLAEDFVEEIRNLRQGVRSGIEQGDVLYFDFTLSNPTDSALRFQIPDANAVQRETTNGIVRGVSYSMIGNGNGVFLVRDCFPEPEPEEPGPIVITPAPDIDPLTPTEPPSEPQPPSGPPPTITPAPEIQPQPTPTPIPTPTPPQPVTTPTDVIVEPGGGVQIIVEVEVGPIPPDGGGVTVNIPTIETPEQPPTQQTVIITPTLPGTPRTEGLGRITGCAGELLPDYTGFRVGLYQPNLADPTGGIQGVVPLTPTDISRGLSPNLENANPFFLTNGEQGTYNFLLDVTRGQLDPGQQYIFLVTPPGGSNYAERRIRLDIGANNNGIVAYTATALDGRPLNVVTNSTSATGTIDIRDRDQVGLSLGTFDLTTSLCEAQEIQIEKTGDRIAAEPGDTVIYRLAIRNLANTPVTGIIAADFLPLGFQFRPDSVRAEISGQRIGITSSHDGRSITFDASNVTIPPTEVLNIAYAARITPDALRGNGRNSAFANGQRVDTGIQVQDGPAIHSLRIAPGILSDCGTLIGRVFEDLNGDGEQQPDEPGMPNAVIFLDDGNRIITDEQGLYSVSNVLGGYRTATLDLSSVPGYTLAPNEFVSERNSLSRLVRLEPGGMARVNFAVTPAAEEDPASTVGQEGG; this is translated from the coding sequence ATGAAGCATCAAAACTCACCGAGTGGCAACTCCCAATCCAAATTTAGGACTCGTTCCCTCGGGTGGGCAGTCACTGCCACCCTTCTGGCGGGAACGTTGGGGACACTATTTATTAAAACCAGTAATTTTTCCCAAGCCTCTGCTCAGGATAACCCCCAATGTGTGATTCCCGGATACTTGCTTCAAAATGAAGCAGGCTACAGTTACAGCAGCGATGGTACTAATCAGATTGATGGGGTTTCCAACCAAATTACAGATGCGGTGGTCGGGGGAGGACCCGTCACTATCAATCCCGGTGGAATTCGGGATGGGGCAAATAATCGCGTTTCCGGTGCCTTTGCTGGTGTACTCGCTGATGAGTTAATTAAATTGGGATTTACCCAAGCAGAAGCAACTCGGGCGGTGATTGCTGTAACGGTTACTTTGGCGCAGTTGCCCGTTGAGTCAAGTTTCCGGGAAGTGGCGATCGCCACTCGGACTGCGGTATTCCAAGCAGTTCCTGGCAAAGCATCCGCGATCGCCCAACTGCAACGCCCACAAGCACAAGAAACAGCGATCGCCCTGACTGCCGAACTCTCCAAATCCATCCTCATCAGCGATGGACTCACCGAGGCAGAAGCAGAAACCGTTACCCAACAACTCATCTCTACCATTGTCGCAGCAGGAGATAATGCACCCATCGATGACACCTTCCGCGCCGCATTTCAGGCGATGGTTGCTGCCGTCCCCAGTCGCGAAACCCTCCTGCGAGACCTTGCCGAAGACTTTGTAGAAGAAATTCGCAACCTTCGCCAGGGGGTTCGCAGTGGCATCGAACAAGGGGATGTGCTCTATTTTGATTTCACCCTCAGTAACCCCACTGATAGTGCTCTGCGCTTCCAAATTCCAGATGCCAACGCCGTTCAACGAGAAACCACCAATGGCATTGTCCGTGGAGTTAGCTATTCAATGATTGGCAATGGTAACGGTGTCTTCCTCGTTCGCGATTGCTTCCCGGAACCGGAACCGGAAGAACCTGGACCCATTGTCATTACTCCGGCACCGGATATCGACCCCTTAACGCCAACGGAACCTCCATCGGAACCGCAACCCCCATCGGGACCTCCACCCACAATTACTCCGGCACCAGAGATTCAACCCCAACCCACTCCCACTCCCATTCCCACTCCCACTCCTCCGCAACCCGTCACGACCCCCACGGATGTGATTGTCGAACCCGGTGGCGGAGTCCAGATTATCGTTGAGGTGGAAGTTGGACCTATTCCCCCCGATGGCGGTGGGGTAACGGTCAACATTCCCACCATAGAGACTCCCGAACAACCCCCTACCCAACAAACGGTGATTATTACCCCCACCCTGCCGGGTACTCCGCGCACAGAAGGACTGGGACGGATTACTGGATGTGCTGGAGAACTCTTACCGGACTACACCGGATTTAGAGTGGGACTCTACCAACCTAACCTGGCAGATCCCACCGGAGGGATTCAAGGCGTTGTCCCCCTGACTCCCACGGATATCAGTCGGGGACTCTCGCCTAACCTGGAAAATGCCAACCCCTTCTTCCTGACTAATGGAGAACAAGGTACTTACAATTTCCTCCTGGATGTCACCCGAGGTCAACTCGATCCGGGACAACAATACATTTTCTTAGTCACTCCCCCTGGTGGGAGTAACTACGCGGAACGTCGCATCCGCTTGGATATCGGTGCCAACAATAATGGCATCGTTGCCTATACTGCCACCGCCCTGGATGGACGGCCCCTGAATGTGGTCACTAACAGCACCTCCGCTACGGGGACCATTGATATTCGCGATCGCGATCAAGTCGGATTGAGTTTAGGCACGTTTGACTTAACCACCAGTCTGTGCGAAGCGCAGGAAATCCAAATTGAGAAAACCGGCGATCGCATTGCTGCCGAACCCGGCGATACCGTCATCTACCGTCTCGCCATCCGCAACCTTGCTAATACTCCCGTTACCGGCATCATCGCCGCTGACTTCCTCCCCCTCGGATTCCAATTCCGCCCCGATTCCGTCCGCGCCGAAATCTCCGGTCAGCGTATTGGCATCACCTCTAGTCATGATGGCCGTTCCATCACCTTTGATGCCTCCAACGTCACCATTCCTCCCACGGAAGTCCTGAATATTGCTTACGCTGCACGCATCACCCCCGATGCCTTGCGTGGCAATGGTCGTAACTCCGCCTTTGCCAATGGTCAGCGTGTCGATACCGGCATCCAAGTTCAAGATGGTCCGGCAATTCACTCCCTGCGCATCGCACCGGGTATTCTCTCCGACTGCGGCACCTTAATTGGTCGCGTCTTTGAGGACCTCAACGGCGATGGCGAACAACAACCCGATGAACCCGGTATGCCCAATGCGGTGATTTTCCTTGATGATGGCAACCGCATCATCACCGATGAACAAGGGTTGTACTCCGTTTCTAATGTCCTGGGTGGATATCGCACCGCTACGTTAGACCTTTCTAGCGTTCCTGGATATACCCTCGCACCCAACGAGTTTGTGAGTGAACGGAATAGTCTATCCCGTCTCGTGCGCCTCGAACCCGGGGGTATGGCACGGGTGAACTTTGCTGTAACCCCCGCTGCGGAGGAAGATCCTGCCTCCACCGTCGGTCAAGAAGGAGGTTAA
- a CDS encoding TonB-dependent receptor yields the protein MHFQSKFSHLSFNGSLVLPVAAFLFPLPGFAQLSPTAITFGSGSSLVSSPEQPRILLSTEYLQFAGAHEKLSEIETTSGNAFPETVPDAANSGIAFGETPPNRLLSTEYLQFVAGSDEKLSEIETTSGNAFPETISDASDSSNIWEETPPNRLLSTEHLQSVTDSDEKLSEIETTSGNAFPEIVADVANSGIAFGENPPRILLLTEHLQSVTDSDETLSEIQITDRELGPIFPIASSDPRMFLSPEIIQNLGFLERTTNFWNFQESSTISELSDKKDPSNVATYSVTTVAILFNTPENLCKMGVFCVDRPGGDVITNVVTNVAVTDNNLLQLAPSTVHSFVDTELSQDAYPMKSAIWVENTESTRITDIVDRLTNVATVSSRDSFNLEINLGQGETSQNSEFQTESPLSPIVAETNPASRGTGENLETATEAIAQSGTGIRILSPTPGEILAVPATPIIVQFPEGTEIELLVNGNPVSSEAVGQTERDSNTGMVTQTWVGIPLEAGENAIAIRVVGSTVNESLVTVVVPGGAAQIAVETVEKRVPADGRSIVNIQGRLLDENGKLVERDTEITLSASAGEFIGEDLSPDRPGFQVLVIAGEFTAQLQSPLDAQTVRIRAATDTETIAGRSLEAFTQMQFDTYLRPSLVTGGINLRFGRRGLDYWGRLRDFLPPDENNDFKLDVTGAAFATGELGGWLFTGAYNSDRSLNCDCSGNRRRLFSDTQFTEQNYPLYGDSSSVQATAPSSDHVFLRFERSSAEENAGLDYFMWGNYGTGEFATESQQFTALTRALQGFKGNYNWGQWQVSALFANDVQGFQRDAIAPDGTSGFYFLSRRLVIPGSENLFLELEELGRPGNIVRRQQLNRGSDYEIDYDRGSILFRRPLLRTDVVTVNGVETVVARRIVATYQHEDLDGNTNLWGGRVRYNFSRDFNTPGWLGATYIRQNQGIRDFELYGADFMLTFGKTAPQEVNDYREGEVPNFRTPVSGQFIAEYAHSTNDSELLGLVTGEAYRFELNAIGGPFSSRLYYRNTDEGFANDATVSFVPGQTRYGALLNSRLTSTTLLQFAYDHEKNFGNSPRPISVLDDFLTPRREAVPGRGVNNSLTTISAGLQQTIGRANLGLDWVWRNRKDGAVTSPLDATSSQLRSRFSMPLTDTITVRAQNEINLLKEEDVVYPDRTILGLDWRLVPGVTLELNHVWFNGGQYENNSITSVNLNGDYNVTEDTIVTGRYSFINGETMGAALGLQHGWTVFPGFRVNLAYEHVFGSLFSRTGSGSQFDQPYAPGQSAAALGIRSGDSYSVGFDYTGNPDFSASARYEHRFSSGGNNTVISAAASGRLTDSLSVLTRYQQASSSNPLFDEMGDTVNLRMGLAYRNPNSDKFNALLRYDYRQNPALIPDSILFESGTRSRDHTFALETIYAPNWRWEFYGKTALRQSTSFLANDLVGTSLVSLNQLRATYRLGYRWDVMGEGRWIRQTNANYDELGVVAEVGYYLTPDLRIGLGYVFGKVSDRDFNGDRSASGPYLGLTVKLNELWPGFGQVIPPAASAVETPIQETGGAE from the coding sequence ATGCACTTTCAATCTAAATTTTCCCATCTCAGTTTTAATGGTTCCCTCGTTTTACCTGTTGCCGCTTTTCTCTTCCCGTTACCGGGATTCGCTCAGTTGTCCCCTACTGCCATAACTTTTGGCTCAGGGTCGAGTCTGGTCTCTTCCCCGGAGCAACCTCGGATATTGTTGTCAACAGAGTATCTGCAATTTGCAGGGGCTCATGAAAAGTTGTCCGAAATTGAAACAACTTCTGGGAATGCCTTCCCTGAAACAGTCCCCGATGCCGCTAATTCGGGAATTGCCTTCGGGGAAACACCCCCTAACAGATTGTTGTCAACAGAGTATCTGCAATTTGTTGCAGGTTCGGATGAAAAGTTGTCCGAAATTGAGACAACTTCTGGAAATGCCTTCCCTGAAACAATCTCCGATGCCTCTGATTCCAGCAATATCTGGGAGGAAACACCCCCTAACAGATTATTGTCAACAGAGCATCTGCAATCTGTTACGGATTCCGATGAAAAGTTGTCCGAAATTGAGACAACTTCTGGAAATGCCTTCCCTGAAATAGTCGCTGATGTCGCTAATTCGGGAATTGCCTTCGGGGAAAACCCCCCTCGGATATTGTTGTTAACAGAGCATCTGCAATCTGTAACAGATTCGGATGAAACCTTGTCCGAAATTCAGATAACCGATCGAGAATTAGGGCCAATTTTCCCGATCGCATCCAGTGACCCTCGGATGTTTTTGTCCCCGGAAATCATCCAAAATTTAGGGTTCCTGGAAAGAACAACAAATTTTTGGAATTTCCAGGAATCGTCCACTATATCTGAGCTTTCGGATAAAAAAGACCCAAGCAATGTAGCAACATATAGCGTGACAACTGTAGCTATTTTGTTTAATACACCTGAAAATTTGTGCAAAATGGGGGTTTTTTGCGTTGATCGCCCGGGGGGTGATGTCATAACAAATGTTGTGACAAATGTAGCAGTTACAGACAACAATTTGCTCCAACTTGCCCCATCAACTGTACATTCATTTGTAGACACAGAATTATCCCAAGATGCCTATCCAATGAAATCGGCGATATGGGTTGAAAACACTGAATCAACAAGAATTACAGACATTGTTGACCGACTCACGAACGTAGCGACAGTTAGCAGTCGGGACTCATTCAATTTAGAGATAAATTTGGGTCAGGGGGAAACTTCGCAAAATTCCGAATTTCAGACAGAAAGCCCCCTTTCCCCCATTGTAGCAGAAACAAATCCAGCGTCAAGAGGGACTGGGGAAAATTTGGAAACTGCCACGGAAGCGATCGCACAATCGGGGACAGGAATCCGGATCCTGTCGCCAACCCCCGGGGAAATCTTGGCGGTTCCAGCAACCCCGATTATTGTGCAATTTCCGGAAGGGACCGAAATCGAACTCCTGGTAAACGGGAATCCGGTATCCTCCGAGGCAGTCGGACAAACGGAACGGGATAGTAATACAGGGATGGTGACGCAAACCTGGGTTGGGATTCCCTTAGAAGCTGGGGAAAATGCGATCGCCATCCGCGTGGTTGGATCAACAGTTAACGAATCTTTGGTCACCGTAGTTGTCCCAGGAGGAGCGGCACAAATTGCCGTAGAAACAGTTGAGAAAAGAGTGCCTGCCGATGGCCGGTCTATTGTGAATATTCAGGGACGGTTACTGGATGAAAATGGGAAATTAGTCGAACGGGATACAGAGATTACCCTTAGTGCCAGTGCGGGAGAATTTATTGGGGAAGACCTGAGTCCCGATCGCCCTGGATTTCAAGTGCTCGTGATTGCCGGGGAATTTACCGCGCAGTTGCAGTCGCCCTTAGATGCTCAGACCGTCAGAATTCGGGCAGCAACGGATACAGAAACCATTGCAGGGCGATCGCTAGAAGCGTTTACCCAGATGCAGTTTGATACTTACCTCCGTCCGAGTTTAGTTACTGGGGGAATTAACCTGCGATTTGGACGGCGAGGATTGGATTATTGGGGACGGTTGCGCGACTTTTTACCCCCGGATGAGAATAATGATTTTAAATTAGATGTCACAGGTGCAGCATTTGCCACGGGAGAGTTAGGGGGATGGTTATTTACGGGAGCTTATAATAGCGATCGCTCCCTCAATTGTGATTGTAGCGGTAACCGACGCCGCTTATTTTCAGATACGCAATTTACAGAGCAAAATTATCCCCTGTATGGAGATTCCTCAAGCGTTCAGGCAACAGCACCTTCTAGTGATCATGTGTTCCTGAGATTTGAACGGTCTTCAGCGGAAGAAAATGCTGGATTAGATTACTTTATGTGGGGAAATTATGGGACCGGAGAATTTGCTACCGAGTCTCAACAGTTCACTGCCTTAACCCGCGCCTTACAGGGATTTAAAGGCAATTATAACTGGGGACAATGGCAAGTGAGTGCTTTATTTGCCAACGATGTTCAAGGATTTCAACGGGATGCGATCGCCCCTGATGGCACTAGTGGATTTTACTTCCTCTCTCGCCGATTAGTCATCCCCGGGAGTGAAAATTTATTTTTAGAACTGGAAGAACTGGGACGTCCGGGAAATATCGTCCGCCGACAACAACTGAACCGAGGGTCTGATTATGAAATCGACTATGATCGCGGGTCAATCTTGTTTCGTCGTCCTCTTCTGCGAACCGATGTGGTAACCGTTAATGGGGTAGAAACCGTCGTTGCCAGAAGGATTGTTGCCACCTATCAACATGAAGACTTAGATGGAAATACCAACCTCTGGGGAGGACGAGTTCGCTATAACTTTTCCCGAGATTTTAATACGCCAGGATGGTTGGGGGCCACCTACATTCGCCAAAATCAAGGCATCCGAGATTTTGAACTTTATGGGGCCGATTTCATGCTCACCTTTGGCAAAACTGCCCCCCAAGAGGTGAATGATTATCGAGAAGGGGAAGTGCCGAATTTCAGAACTCCCGTTAGCGGCCAATTTATTGCGGAATACGCCCATTCTACCAACGATTCTGAACTTTTAGGACTCGTGACGGGGGAGGCGTACCGATTTGAATTAAATGCCATTGGTGGACCTTTTTCCAGTCGCTTATATTATCGGAATACGGATGAAGGATTTGCCAATGATGCCACGGTGAGTTTTGTGCCGGGACAAACGCGGTACGGGGCTTTATTAAATAGTCGGTTAACCAGTACGACTCTGTTACAGTTTGCTTATGACCATGAGAAAAACTTTGGCAATTCTCCCCGTCCGATTAGTGTATTAGACGATTTTTTAACCCCGCGACGAGAAGCGGTTCCAGGAAGGGGAGTCAACAACTCGTTAACCACCATTTCTGCCGGATTGCAGCAGACCATTGGACGGGCCAATTTGGGATTAGATTGGGTTTGGCGAAATCGTAAAGATGGGGCAGTAACCAGTCCTTTAGATGCGACCTCTTCTCAGTTGCGATCGCGCTTTTCTATGCCTCTGACGGATACAATTACGGTGCGGGCGCAAAACGAAATTAACCTTTTAAAAGAAGAAGATGTCGTTTATCCCGATCGCACTATTTTAGGGTTAGATTGGCGATTAGTTCCCGGAGTCACCCTAGAACTGAATCACGTCTGGTTTAACGGGGGACAATATGAGAACAATTCCATTACCAGCGTCAACCTCAATGGGGATTATAACGTTACGGAAGATACCATCGTCACCGGACGCTATTCCTTTATTAATGGCGAGACAATGGGGGCCGCATTAGGACTACAACATGGGTGGACAGTCTTCCCTGGATTTAGAGTGAATTTGGCCTATGAGCACGTTTTTGGTTCCCTGTTCAGTCGCACAGGTTCTGGAAGTCAATTTGATCAACCTTATGCACCGGGACAGAGTGCTGCCGCATTAGGAATCAGAAGCGGGGACAGTTACAGTGTGGGGTTTGACTATACGGGAAATCCGGACTTTTCTGCCAGTGCCCGATATGAACATCGGTTTTCCAGTGGTGGCAACAATACGGTGATTTCAGCAGCAGCATCGGGAAGACTCACTGATTCCTTATCCGTCCTCACCCGCTATCAACAAGCATCGTCATCGAATCCGTTGTTTGATGAGATGGGGGATACGGTGAATTTGCGAATGGGGTTAGCCTATCGGAATCCTAACAGTGATAAATTTAATGCCTTATTGCGGTATGATTATCGCCAGAATCCAGCCTTGATACCGGATTCGATATTATTTGAATCTGGGACGCGATCGCGAGACCATACCTTTGCCTTAGAGACCATTTATGCCCCGAATTGGCGATGGGAATTTTATGGCAAAACGGCCTTAAGACAGAGTACCTCATTTCTGGCCAATGATTTAGTCGGCACCAGCTTAGTCTCCTTAAATCAGTTAAGGGCAACCTATCGATTAGGATATCGCTGGGATGTGATGGGCGAAGGGCGATGGATCCGGCAAACCAACGCGAATTATGATGAATTGGGAGTGGTAGCAGAGGTGGGATATTATTTGACTCCAGATTTGAGAATCGGGTTAGGGTACGTCTTCGGCAAAGTCAGCGATCGCGACTTTAATGGCGATCGGTCCGCCTCCGGTCCTTACCTAGGCTTAACCGTCAAATTAAACGAACTCTGGCCCGGATTCGGACAGGTAATTCCCCCCGCCGCATCCGCAGTAGAAACCCCCATTCAGGAAACCGGAGGTGCAGAATGA
- a CDS encoding FlgD immunoglobulin-like domain containing protein produces the protein MKPLKLSGKWPQGLLLILPIILSLFAAPVARSEGSRELVSQGGDRPWLEVRDNVYIEQFLRYTTIQVSVNQGEWLNLGSSAMGIGDGNIIATAPNGATINCQDPPFLGTGLIENRNQENNGPGTGTDGSIGVGLGPTGRYEPCGRQVQAGEQGIWEIEFVPPNRPGGLPSAIDNPAGSLNWVQAANDFATAAWDVTVRTDANNTDTQNGRVFTDLLALNMLAQGRELNSEVFVLTTDGFIYSTDMNRLDPFGFVFLANNKGLLDTDLSPLYRSSPGLINDGPGGPPATNQNNSVPLQAAGVTIQPPVHRIFFNEPATDLETLPSPILRTPTRPVVSELAFIGDIENTTLEGVGGTFQFDSSIEGSYQIVIRDDANNIVRILQNTVASGTNNITWDGTNEIGADLPPGEYEFEITVRAGEYHFPLLDVENSGGLTFTLRNPPLPLPSEGPGTPIFRAGTNATTAFYDNTSFTTADGIFVAMPSLADGNPGATDPVFGTGPGSSNPQPTNYHQFGDGFGDKKAIDTWIYFSSQPKFNTLVIIDPNVTLTSTKSVQLLTDVNDNGQVDPGDTLRYTISLTNTGNSAATGVQLTDTPDVNTTLVVGSVNPNQGTVTLGNTPGNTTVDVALGMIAGNGGTATVTFDVTVNSPIPNTVTEIANQGRVRGSNFPPILTDDPTTQNIPNDRTTISLNNPILGVTKQLTNVVNNGDGTHDVSYTIRVHNLGNVPLNNVQITEDLFGTENSTFAGSAAPPEIISTQLVPGPNNEPNPLNTTNPNFNGNADKDLLAGTEVLPVGATAAIAFTVRVTPGRNLGAYENNATALASGPGGTDVTDTSTDGTNPDPDGDGDPTNDDNPTEVTFVGTPQLELQKRITRINGTEVGQFDTLPNWPTNLVRGITNSAEIQPGDEVEYTIYFFSAGSAPLEKAMVCDPLQDFQTFRTDTFNGQNPIEGTFGAEVGIAFALNPTTNLDLPTAYLRSANSASNRGRFYPSGTTAPPVCRLPNVRGAVVVEIGNLGVGDYGFIRFRVRID, from the coding sequence ATGAAACCGTTAAAATTATCCGGGAAATGGCCTCAAGGACTCCTGTTGATTTTGCCCATCATCTTGAGCCTATTTGCTGCACCAGTTGCTCGTTCTGAAGGCAGTCGAGAGTTAGTCTCCCAAGGGGGCGATCGGCCTTGGTTGGAAGTTAGAGATAATGTCTATATCGAACAATTTCTCCGCTATACCACCATCCAAGTTTCTGTAAATCAGGGAGAGTGGCTCAATCTGGGGTCTAGTGCAATGGGAATTGGTGATGGAAATATTATTGCCACAGCACCCAACGGCGCTACTATTAACTGTCAGGACCCTCCATTCCTGGGAACAGGTTTGATTGAAAATAGAAATCAAGAAAACAACGGCCCTGGCACCGGAACCGATGGAAGTATCGGAGTAGGTCTAGGTCCGACAGGGCGATATGAACCCTGTGGCAGACAGGTACAGGCCGGTGAACAGGGAATCTGGGAAATAGAATTTGTGCCTCCTAACCGGCCAGGAGGCTTACCAAGTGCAATTGACAACCCCGCTGGCAGTTTGAACTGGGTTCAAGCGGCAAATGATTTTGCTACAGCAGCTTGGGACGTGACAGTGCGAACCGATGCTAATAACACCGATACCCAAAATGGACGGGTGTTTACGGATCTTCTCGCCCTCAATATGCTGGCCCAGGGGAGAGAACTCAATTCAGAAGTATTTGTGTTAACCACCGATGGATTTATTTATAGCACTGACATGAATAGACTGGACCCTTTTGGGTTCGTTTTCTTAGCCAATAATAAGGGATTGCTTGATACCGATTTGAGCCCCCTATATCGCAGTTCTCCCGGGCTTATAAATGATGGGCCTGGGGGGCCTCCAGCGACAAACCAAAACAATTCTGTACCTCTACAAGCAGCAGGAGTTACCATTCAGCCCCCGGTTCACAGAATCTTTTTCAATGAACCCGCTACGGATTTGGAAACCCTGCCGAGTCCGATTTTGAGAACTCCCACCCGACCTGTTGTCAGCGAGTTGGCTTTTATTGGCGACATAGAAAATACTACTTTAGAGGGAGTCGGAGGAACTTTTCAGTTTGATAGTTCCATCGAGGGAAGCTACCAAATTGTCATCAGAGATGATGCTAATAATATTGTCAGAATTTTGCAAAATACTGTAGCAAGCGGTACTAATAACATCACTTGGGATGGCACGAATGAAATTGGTGCTGATTTACCTCCAGGCGAATATGAATTTGAAATTACCGTCCGTGCCGGTGAATATCATTTCCCTTTATTAGATGTGGAAAATAGCGGGGGTCTCACGTTTACCCTCCGCAATCCGCCTTTGCCTCTACCCAGTGAAGGACCAGGTACTCCTATATTTAGAGCGGGTACGAATGCAACCACTGCATTCTACGACAACACCAGTTTTACCACAGCCGATGGAATATTCGTTGCCATGCCATCGCTAGCGGATGGGAACCCAGGTGCCACAGATCCTGTGTTTGGCACAGGACCCGGGTCGAGCAATCCTCAGCCAACTAATTATCATCAGTTTGGTGATGGATTCGGAGATAAAAAAGCCATTGACACCTGGATCTATTTCAGCAGTCAGCCTAAATTTAATACTCTGGTCATCATTGATCCGAATGTTACCCTGACTTCAACAAAATCAGTACAACTGCTCACTGATGTCAATGATAATGGTCAAGTAGATCCGGGTGATACTCTCCGATATACTATTTCCTTAACCAACACAGGGAATAGTGCCGCAACTGGGGTTCAATTAACCGATACCCCGGATGTAAATACAACATTAGTCGTGGGTTCGGTAAACCCGAATCAAGGTACCGTTACCCTGGGTAATACGCCTGGAAATACAACTGTAGATGTAGCGTTAGGGATGATCGCAGGCAATGGCGGAACGGCTACAGTGACCTTTGATGTTACCGTTAATAGTCCGATTCCCAATACAGTTACAGAAATTGCGAACCAAGGAAGAGTCCGTGGCAGCAATTTTCCTCCCATTTTGACCGATGACCCGACTACCCAAAATATCCCCAATGACCGTACCACGATTTCCCTCAACAATCCCATCCTTGGGGTCACGAAGCAATTGACGAATGTGGTTAACAATGGGGACGGCACTCATGATGTGTCCTATACGATCCGAGTCCATAACCTCGGGAATGTGCCGCTCAATAACGTTCAGATTACAGAAGATTTGTTTGGCACCGAGAACAGCACTTTTGCTGGATCTGCGGCACCCCCGGAGATTATCTCGACTCAACTTGTCCCCGGACCGAACAACGAACCCAATCCTTTAAATACAACCAATCCCAACTTTAACGGAAATGCGGATAAAGACTTACTCGCCGGTACTGAAGTCCTTCCCGTGGGAGCAACAGCGGCGATCGCCTTCACCGTTCGGGTAACCCCAGGAAGGAACTTGGGGGCATACGAAAATAACGCTACGGCATTGGCATCGGGTCCCGGTGGTACTGATGTGACGGATACCTCCACGGATGGAACAAATCCCGACCCCGATGGGGATGGCGACCCTACGAATGACGATAACCCAACCGAAGTCACCTTCGTCGGTACTCCACAACTGGAGTTACAAAAGCGGATTACCCGCATTAATGGGACTGAAGTGGGTCAGTTTGATACTCTTCCCAATTGGCCGACTAACCTTGTGCGAGGAATTACCAATTCGGCGGAAATTCAACCCGGGGATGAAGTGGAATATACAATATATTTCTTTTCTGCCGGAAGTGCACCGTTAGAGAAGGCAATGGTGTGCGACCCGTTGCAAGATTTTCAAACCTTTCGCACGGATACCTTTAATGGTCAAAATCCGATAGAAGGAACATTTGGGGCTGAGGTGGGGATTGCATTTGCGTTAAATCCTACTACCAACCTGGATTTACCGACAGCCTATCTGCGAAGTGCGAACAGTGCCAGTAACCGAGGCCGGTTTTATCCTTCGGGAACTACAGCACCTCCAGTCTGTCGTCTTCCGAATGTTCGCGGTGCAGTGGTGGTGGAGATTGGTAACCTGGGGGTGGGTGACTATGGCTTTATCCGCTTCCGCGTTAGAATAGATTGA
- a CDS encoding class I SAM-dependent methyltransferase — MTHPEITKKQKLFDHWAPNYDLLLTTIFYQALHKRLLDYLQLPDSPNVLDLGCGTGRLLDRLADEFPTLRGTGFDLSPQMICQARQKKRDRHRPRLIFIEGNAEQLPFTDQQFDTVFNTISFLHYPNPSQVLSEINRVLSFGGNYYLVDFTPLGQKMSHALGVSPANIYVYSLESREQLGREARLQCRGHYPLLGPIWLTIFTKI, encoded by the coding sequence GTGACTCACCCGGAAATCACTAAAAAACAAAAACTTTTTGACCACTGGGCACCCAACTACGATCTCCTGTTGACCACTATCTTTTATCAAGCCCTTCATAAAAGATTACTGGATTATCTGCAATTGCCAGACTCTCCCAATGTGCTAGACCTCGGATGCGGGACTGGCAGATTGCTCGATCGCCTTGCCGACGAATTTCCAACCCTGCGCGGGACCGGATTTGACCTCTCCCCCCAGATGATTTGCCAAGCGAGACAAAAAAAGCGCGATCGCCATCGTCCCCGGCTGATTTTCATCGAAGGAAACGCCGAACAACTCCCCTTCACTGACCAACAATTTGATACCGTTTTCAATACCATTAGTTTTTTACATTACCCCAATCCCAGCCAGGTTTTATCGGAAATCAACCGCGTCTTGTCCTTTGGAGGAAACTACTACTTAGTTGATTTCACCCCCCTGGGACAAAAAATGTCTCATGCCTTGGGAGTCTCTCCCGCCAATATTTACGTTTACTCCCTGGAAAGCCGCGAACAACTCGGGAGAGAAGCAAGACTCCAATGCCGGGGACATTACCCCCTTCTCGGTCCCATCTGGCTGACTATTTTTACTAAAATATAG